The Nitrospirota bacterium genome includes a window with the following:
- a CDS encoding molybdopterin-dependent oxidoreductase, whose product MGNEKEFSRRDLLKVSAAAAAGACVINGMPVFAAGKFSEAKAVEFAELPPAHAETYDTACRYCHVMCGYKVYIWPKGTGLKPDKAKFYPVEKMRGDWPNPVFTVEAKKNGKDVSIMIVPDNKDVASGSNYSVRGAFNAQSLYSEKLPTRIRLKKPMIRKGGKTSPLAEVSWDEAIGFCAENFRKIINQYGPDAIGAVYGDWGYLQNTHVLLKWLFTGIKSSTLAGNGYLFWGDESWGLADVVGAGTRSFTSEDFIKTKLIFCAGKNLKDTGSSWYYQALSTGGMNKGDIKMILVDPRRIQMAEDAEKSGGLFLQINPGTDAILGASLMHVLVMHDLYDKEFVQKHTTGFDTLKQTVLNSRFAPENAEKITGIPAAKIIAAAEMLAKHKGQTMVLFEKGIMHQVTGYENEVAYSAMGIILGNAGKPGACTSRAGGHPRGTWADPPAPNGASSMRSICEKIDKGEIKSLWAYISNIYIQLPNLSKYKPQIDKMFLVVNEIYPTDTTAAADVVFPAATWGEWNTIQASEDRRLHIQQGFMEAPGDAKPDWWIVAQLAKRMGLSGYDWKNEQEIYDDVRAQTKGSFTSDISEIEWKDLIKSGTNGIQFPYKNRRSISRLYSLETEEVMGRRFKHDDGKAHLEPVKALADFDPYNHPLRDKITNEYPLWMIMHRANEIWNTGYNFYNNGLNVPLTPNLYERLPEQTVSINPKDARAIGVKSGDWVAVNSRNGSMKAVAKVNGLTAPGVVDVMSLYPKTESTPNMVTSEKADPKLAEWDRMVPVNIVKV is encoded by the coding sequence ATGGGCAATGAAAAGGAATTTTCAAGGAGAGATTTATTAAAGGTTTCAGCAGCAGCGGCGGCAGGGGCATGTGTGATAAACGGAATGCCTGTGTTTGCGGCAGGTAAATTTTCAGAAGCAAAGGCGGTTGAATTTGCAGAGCTTCCGCCCGCACACGCAGAGACTTATGATACTGCCTGCCGTTACTGTCATGTTATGTGCGGATACAAGGTTTATATCTGGCCCAAAGGCACAGGGCTAAAACCGGACAAGGCTAAATTTTATCCTGTTGAGAAGATGCGGGGCGACTGGCCCAATCCTGTTTTCACGGTTGAAGCCAAAAAGAACGGTAAAGACGTATCAATAATGATAGTGCCGGATAACAAAGACGTGGCAAGCGGATCAAACTACTCAGTCCGCGGGGCGTTCAATGCCCAGAGTTTGTATTCCGAGAAACTTCCGACAAGGATCCGTCTCAAAAAACCAATGATTCGCAAAGGCGGCAAGACAAGTCCTCTTGCGGAGGTTTCATGGGATGAAGCGATTGGATTCTGCGCGGAGAACTTTAGAAAAATTATCAATCAATACGGTCCTGACGCAATCGGCGCAGTTTACGGAGACTGGGGTTATCTGCAGAATACGCATGTATTGCTGAAGTGGCTCTTCACAGGAATTAAGTCCAGCACCCTTGCCGGCAACGGGTATCTCTTCTGGGGCGATGAAAGCTGGGGGCTTGCCGATGTGGTGGGTGCGGGCACCAGGTCGTTTACGTCGGAAGATTTTATAAAAACTAAACTCATTTTTTGCGCCGGAAAAAATCTAAAGGATACGGGTTCATCATGGTATTATCAGGCGTTGTCAACGGGCGGCATGAACAAGGGTGATATCAAAATGATACTGGTAGACCCGAGAAGGATTCAGATGGCAGAAGACGCAGAAAAAAGCGGCGGTCTTTTCCTCCAGATTAATCCGGGCACTGATGCAATACTCGGCGCGTCTTTGATGCATGTGCTCGTCATGCACGATTTGTATGACAAAGAATTTGTCCAAAAGCACACAACTGGTTTTGATACGCTCAAGCAGACTGTATTGAACAGCAGATTCGCACCTGAAAATGCTGAAAAGATTACCGGTATTCCGGCCGCAAAGATTATAGCAGCCGCTGAGATGCTCGCAAAGCATAAAGGGCAGACAATGGTGCTTTTTGAAAAAGGAATTATGCATCAGGTGACAGGATACGAAAACGAAGTCGCATACAGCGCTATGGGAATTATTCTCGGCAATGCCGGAAAACCAGGCGCGTGCACATCCAGAGCCGGCGGACATCCGAGAGGGACCTGGGCGGACCCGCCTGCCCCAAACGGCGCAAGTTCCATGAGGAGCATCTGTGAAAAAATTGATAAGGGAGAAATAAAGTCGCTCTGGGCGTACATCAGCAACATTTACATACAGCTTCCCAACCTGAGCAAATATAAGCCTCAGATTGATAAGATGTTTCTTGTCGTGAATGAGATTTATCCCACAGACACGACAGCGGCTGCAGATGTAGTCTTCCCTGCTGCCACATGGGGAGAATGGAACACCATACAGGCAAGCGAAGACAGGAGGCTTCATATTCAGCAGGGCTTTATGGAAGCCCCCGGCGATGCAAAGCCGGACTGGTGGATTGTTGCCCAACTGGCAAAGCGGATGGGTTTGAGCGGGTATGACTGGAAAAACGAACAGGAGATTTATGATGATGTAAGAGCGCAGACAAAAGGTTCATTTACCAGTGACATCTCAGAAATTGAATGGAAAGACCTTATAAAGTCAGGCACTAACGGCATTCAGTTCCCTTACAAAAACCGCAGGAGCATATCGCGGCTTTATTCTCTTGAGACAGAAGAAGTGATGGGAAGGCGCTTTAAACATGACGACGGCAAGGCGCACCTTGAACCTGTAAAGGCGCTTGCTGATTTTGACCCGTACAATCATCCTTTGAGAGACAAGATTACAAATGAGTATCCGCTCTGGATGATTATGCACCGGGCAAACGAAATCTGGAACACCGGCTATAACTTTTACAATAACGGGCTTAATGTACCGTTGACCCCGAATCTTTACGAGAGACTGCCCGAGCAGACTGTAAGCATTAATCCCAAAGACGCAAGGGCAATAGGCGTGAAAAGCGGAGACTGGGTTGCGGTTAATTCCAGAAACGGAAGTATGAAGGCAGTGGCAAAGGTAAACGGGCTGACGGCCCCCGGGGTTGTGGATGTCATGTCGCTTTATCCAAAGACTGAGTCAACGCCGAACATGGTGACGAGCGAGAAGGCGGACCCGAAGCTTGCCGAGTGGGACAGGATGGTGCCGGTGAATATTGTGAAGGTTTAA
- a CDS encoding ubiquinol-cytochrome c reductase iron-sulfur subunit yields MTEHSLNSNVTRRGFLRIIGWGSFFVTLGILIGGTMRFLFPRVLFERPSTFKAGFPHEFDRKDRADENGVFEVYEKWKDEHSACLVREKNRIYAVHVKCTHLGCTPNWFADDRIFKCPCHGSQFHSNGVNFAGPAPRPLDRFGISIADDGMIVVDKSRVYTSKDFDKRGAYLNV; encoded by the coding sequence ATGACGGAACATTCACTTAACAGCAATGTCACCCGCCGCGGTTTTCTGAGAATAATCGGCTGGGGTTCTTTTTTTGTCACACTGGGGATATTAATCGGGGGGACTATGAGATTTTTATTCCCGCGCGTTCTTTTTGAACGTCCTTCAACATTTAAGGCTGGATTTCCTCACGAATTTGATAGAAAGGACAGGGCGGATGAAAACGGCGTTTTTGAGGTATATGAAAAGTGGAAAGATGAACATTCTGCATGTCTGGTGAGGGAAAAGAACCGCATATACGCCGTACATGTTAAATGCACTCATCTGGGATGCACGCCTAACTGGTTTGCAGATGACAGGATATTCAAGTGCCCGTGCCATGGCAGTCAGTTTCACAGCAACGGCGTAAATTTTGCAGGTCCGGCTCCGAGACCGCTGGACCGGTTTGGTATTTCAATTGCCGATGACGGCATGATTGTTGTAGATAAAAGCAGGGTATATACCTCTAAGGACTTTGATAAACGCGGAGCGTATCTTAATGTGTAA
- a CDS encoding cytochrome b N-terminal domain-containing protein, translated as MIEKFWNKLTGSQLCKSIFRHGYEDTTRNRALQVRSNVFLHLHPVSVPEHAFKIRFTWCMGGITFFLFLVEAFTGVFLMFYYHPIPEFAYHDMKYLEFDIPFGIILRNIHRWAAHLMVFTIILHMLRVFLTGSYKPPREFNWVVGVVLIVLTFLLSFTGYLLPWDQLSYWAITVATNMMGAAPFIGHEGPFSVVNKYNDIRFVVLGSTEIGTNALLRFYVMHIIVLPAAAIIFMAVHFWRIRKDGGISGPL; from the coding sequence ATGATAGAGAAATTCTGGAACAAATTAACCGGCTCCCAGCTTTGCAAATCCATATTCCGCCACGGTTATGAAGATACAACAAGAAACCGGGCGCTTCAGGTAAGGTCTAACGTATTCCTTCATCTTCATCCTGTAAGTGTGCCTGAACATGCCTTTAAAATACGTTTCACATGGTGTATGGGCGGGATAACTTTTTTCCTGTTTTTAGTAGAGGCATTCACCGGCGTATTTCTGATGTTCTACTATCATCCTATTCCTGAGTTTGCCTATCATGATATGAAGTATCTTGAATTTGACATCCCTTTCGGGATTATCCTCAGAAACATCCACAGGTGGGCGGCGCATCTGATGGTGTTTACAATCATTCTGCACATGCTGAGGGTTTTTCTTACAGGCTCATATAAACCTCCGAGGGAATTTAACTGGGTTGTCGGCGTGGTCTTAATAGTTTTGACTTTTTTGCTGAGCTTTACCGGCTATCTGCTTCCGTGGGACCAACTGTCTTACTGGGCTATTACGGTAGCTACCAACATGATGGGAGCAGCACCGTTTATCGGGCATGAAGGCCCGTTTTCAGTTGTTAATAAATATAATGATATCCGTTTTGTTGTGTTAGGCAGCACAGAGATAGGGACAAACGCTCTTCTGAGGTTTTATGTGATGCATATTATAGTATTGCCTGCGGCTGCAATCATTTTTATGGCAGTTCACTTCTGGAGAATCAGGAAAGACGGGGGCATATCAGGACCTTTATGA